In one window of Chryseobacterium sp. JV274 DNA:
- a CDS encoding recombinase family protein, which translates to MKSAYLYVRVSTDEQKRKGYSLPEQEDRLLKYCKYNNIEVKGIYREDYSAKNFNRPEWRELFSEIKKKSLGEDKNILFIKWDRFSRNVEYAYEMIGKLRKYKTTAMAIDQPIDFSVPESTVMLAVYLAVPEAENTRRAQNTSNGIRRAKLMGKYPNKAPIGFINVTLMDGKKTIVPKEPEAEIIKWAFNQVVQNDHKISEINRIVNDKGLICSRSHFFRVLRNPVYCGYISIKLSSNEKQIIKGLHEPLISESLFYQVQSVINTERKITAKIDDLKAMFFLRGFLTCPICNRKLTGSFSNGKRKRYPYYHCHDGCRTRINAALLNDCYQHKLQQLILSNSTIELFKTILQDQNIKTQKTSYLYTKHLVERKMKEEKLTLSQGRKLLIAGILKIEDYDELKKENQVNTKNLKKEEHNIVLKLRAINKMNQMEDKTLVHIFQKFSEFDTADKKHLVNLITPVDIDYKTGALSLELNQTFSKILSEKNNKKNEFH; encoded by the coding sequence ATGAAATCAGCATATCTATATGTCAGAGTGAGTACTGATGAACAGAAAAGAAAAGGCTATTCCTTACCTGAGCAGGAGGATAGGTTATTGAAATATTGTAAATATAACAATATTGAAGTCAAAGGAATTTATCGTGAAGATTACTCTGCTAAAAACTTCAATCGACCTGAGTGGAGGGAATTATTTTCCGAAATTAAAAAGAAATCATTAGGAGAAGACAAAAACATATTATTTATAAAATGGGATCGATTCAGCCGTAATGTCGAATATGCTTACGAAATGATTGGAAAACTTCGAAAATACAAAACAACAGCAATGGCCATTGATCAACCAATTGATTTTTCTGTGCCGGAAAGTACAGTTATGTTAGCCGTATATTTAGCTGTTCCGGAAGCAGAAAATACACGGAGAGCTCAAAATACTTCGAATGGTATCCGTCGCGCAAAATTAATGGGTAAATATCCTAACAAAGCTCCCATTGGGTTTATCAATGTGACATTAATGGATGGAAAAAAAACCATTGTCCCTAAGGAGCCTGAAGCCGAAATTATAAAATGGGCCTTCAATCAAGTTGTTCAGAATGACCACAAAATATCTGAGATTAATAGAATAGTTAATGATAAAGGTCTAATATGTTCAAGGTCGCACTTTTTCAGAGTATTGCGCAATCCTGTTTATTGTGGGTATATATCAATAAAACTTAGCTCTAATGAAAAACAGATTATCAAGGGTTTGCATGAACCCTTGATCTCAGAGTCTCTATTTTATCAGGTACAGTCTGTCATTAATACAGAAAGAAAAATTACAGCTAAAATAGATGACTTAAAAGCAATGTTTTTTCTCAGAGGTTTTTTGACCTGTCCTATTTGTAATCGAAAACTTACCGGTAGTTTCTCAAATGGTAAGCGGAAAAGATATCCCTATTATCATTGCCATGATGGTTGCAGAACTAGAATTAACGCAGCTTTGCTTAATGATTGTTATCAGCATAAACTTCAGCAGTTAATCCTATCAAATAGTACAATTGAATTATTTAAAACAATTTTGCAAGATCAGAATATAAAGACCCAGAAAACAAGTTACTTATATACTAAACATCTAGTAGAGAGGAAAATGAAAGAGGAAAAGTTAACTCTTTCTCAAGGTAGAAAATTACTTATAGCCGGGATATTAAAAATTGAAGATTATGATGAATTAAAAAAAGAGAATCAAGTTAACACAAAAAATCTTAAGAAGGAAGAGCATAATATTGTTCTTAAATTAAGAGCTATCAATAAGATGAATCAAATGGAAGATAAAACACTAGTTCATATTTTTCAAAAATTTTCCGAGTTTGATACTGCAGATAAAAAGCATCTTGTGAATCTTATTACCCCAGTTGATATTGATTACAAGACAGGAGCTCTTTCTTTAGAGCTAAATCAAACA